In Pseudophryne corroboree isolate aPseCor3 chromosome 3, aPseCor3.hap2, whole genome shotgun sequence, a genomic segment contains:
- the LOC135054595 gene encoding oocyte zinc finger protein XlCOF8.4-like isoform X3 — protein sequence MDKDRTHMTERILNLTLEIIYLLTGEGYKVVKKTSRECEKPSSRSRLSGGLSRAQSPITVPPTYSLINERHNDQKILELTNKIIQLLTGEEGEYLEEHRGLYKDVMMENHRTLTSLDGPSNRDTPERCPRPLYSQDCTEENHRIPQEDQGVDMTVIKVEEIEEEVTYVRGDHHCKEEEIPTDISTDGETSRKTLEGDLIVSTNFQIEDKNIRQDSPGENPIALNFYPALYSADISSGSSNHEKHSPDNSDLALQSTAPKGEAILTISESGKTYMHQSVFVRHKRTRSSEKPFPCSECGKCFTHNSYLVAHQRSHTGEKPFTCPECGKCFAHKSHLVTHQRTHSSEKPFTCTDCGKCFTRKANVITHQRSHTGEKPFLCCVCGKCFTYKSVLVTHQRSHTGEKPFPCSECGKCFTRKSTLAEHERTHTGETPFPCPVCGKCFTYKSHLLRHQILHRRNTISVS from the exons ggttacaaagtagtgaagaagacatcccgtGAGTGTGAGAAACCTAGCAGCCGTTCCCGTTTGTCAGGTGGACTGAGCAgggcccagagccccatcacggtgcctccaactTACTCACTGATAAatgagaggcacaatgaccagaagatcctggaactcaccaacaagatcattcagctgctgactggagag gagggggagtatttagaggaacacaggggtctgtacaaggacgtgatgatggagaatcaccggaccctcacatcactgg atgggcccagtaacagagataccccagagagatgtccccgtcctctgtattcccaggattgtacagaggagaatcacaggatcccacaggaggatcag GGTGTAGATATGACTGTTATTAAAGTAGAAGAAATAGAGGAAGAAGTGACGTATGTGAGGGGAGATCATcactgtaaggaggaggaaatccctacagatatcagtacag ATGGAGAAACAAGCAGGAAAACCTTGGAGGGAGATCTCATTGTGTCTACAAATTTTCAAATCGAAGATAAGAACATCAGACAAGATTCTCCAGGAGAAAACCCCATTGCGCTAAATTTTTATCCAGCGCTATACAGTGCAGATATATCATCTGGTTCCTCTAATCATGAGAAACATTCTCCTGATAATTCAGATCTTGCTCTGCAAAGCACAGCTCCTAAAGGTGAAGCAATATTAACTATTTCTGAATCTGGTAAAACTTATATGCATCAGTCAGTTTTTGTGAGACATAAGAGAACTCGCTCctctgagaagccatttccatgctctgagtgtgggaaatgttttacacataattCCTATCTTGTCgcgcatcagagaagtcacacaggtgaaaagccgtttacatgtcctgagtgtggcaaatgttttgcacataaatcccatcttgttacacatcagaggacaCACTCCagtgagaagccatttacatgtactgattgtgggaaatgttttacacgaaaAGCAAATGTTATTacgcatcagagaagtcacacaggtgagaaaccatttctatgctgtgtgtgtgggaaatgttttacgtataaatcagttcttgttacacatcagagaagtcacacaggtgagaaaccatttccatgctctgagtgtgggaagtgttttacAAGGAAATCAACTCTTGCTGAAcatgagagaactcacacaggtgagacaccatttccatgccctgtgtgtggcaaatgttttacatacaaatcacatcttcTTAGACATCAAATCTTACACAGGAGAAATACTATTTCAGTGAGTTGA
- the LOC135054595 gene encoding oocyte zinc finger protein XlCOF7.1-like isoform X2 produces the protein MDKDRTHMTERILNLTLEIIYLLTGEGYKVVKKTSRECEKPSSRSRLSGGLSRAQSPITVPPTYSLINERHNDQKILELTNKIIQLLTGEEGEYLEEHRGLYKDVMMENHRTLTSLDGPSNRDTPERCPRPLYSQDCTEENHRIPQEDQGVDMTVIKVEEIEEEVTYVRGDHHCKEEEIPTDISTVDGETSRKTLEGDLIVSTNFQIEDKNIRQDSPGENPIALNFYPALYSADISSGSSNHEKHSPDNSDLALQSTAPKGEAILTISESGKTYMHQSVFVRHKRTRSSEKPFPCSECGKCFTHNSYLVAHQRSHTGEKPFTCPECGKCFAHKSHLVTHQRTHSSEKPFTCTDCGKCFTRKANVITHQRSHTGEKPFLCCVCGKCFTYKSVLVTHQRSHTGEKPFPCSECGKCFTRKSTLAEHERTHTGETPFPCPVCGKCFTYKSHLLRHQILHRRNTISVS, from the exons ggttacaaagtagtgaagaagacatcccgtGAGTGTGAGAAACCTAGCAGCCGTTCCCGTTTGTCAGGTGGACTGAGCAgggcccagagccccatcacggtgcctccaactTACTCACTGATAAatgagaggcacaatgaccagaagatcctggaactcaccaacaagatcattcagctgctgactggagag gagggggagtatttagaggaacacaggggtctgtacaaggacgtgatgatggagaatcaccggaccctcacatcactgg atgggcccagtaacagagataccccagagagatgtccccgtcctctgtattcccaggattgtacagaggagaatcacaggatcccacaggaggatcag GGTGTAGATATGACTGTTATTAAAGTAGAAGAAATAGAGGAAGAAGTGACGTATGTGAGGGGAGATCATcactgtaaggaggaggaaatccctacagatatcagtacag TAGATGGAGAAACAAGCAGGAAAACCTTGGAGGGAGATCTCATTGTGTCTACAAATTTTCAAATCGAAGATAAGAACATCAGACAAGATTCTCCAGGAGAAAACCCCATTGCGCTAAATTTTTATCCAGCGCTATACAGTGCAGATATATCATCTGGTTCCTCTAATCATGAGAAACATTCTCCTGATAATTCAGATCTTGCTCTGCAAAGCACAGCTCCTAAAGGTGAAGCAATATTAACTATTTCTGAATCTGGTAAAACTTATATGCATCAGTCAGTTTTTGTGAGACATAAGAGAACTCGCTCctctgagaagccatttccatgctctgagtgtgggaaatgttttacacataattCCTATCTTGTCgcgcatcagagaagtcacacaggtgaaaagccgtttacatgtcctgagtgtggcaaatgttttgcacataaatcccatcttgttacacatcagaggacaCACTCCagtgagaagccatttacatgtactgattgtgggaaatgttttacacgaaaAGCAAATGTTATTacgcatcagagaagtcacacaggtgagaaaccatttctatgctgtgtgtgtgggaaatgttttacgtataaatcagttcttgttacacatcagagaagtcacacaggtgagaaaccatttccatgctctgagtgtgggaagtgttttacAAGGAAATCAACTCTTGCTGAAcatgagagaactcacacaggtgagacaccatttccatgccctgtgtgtggcaaatgttttacatacaaatcacatcttcTTAGACATCAAATCTTACACAGGAGAAATACTATTTCAGTGAGTTGA